From one Sphingobacteriales bacterium genomic stretch:
- a CDS encoding four helix bundle protein codes for MAYYHELPVYKASYDLLLGIFQFTKNFNKEYKYTVGESLKKETTELIITIYKTNATKEKEIWLNKAKEHVEVIRLLIRLMKDLKQISIKAFVQINDQIENVSKQLNGWQKSQKA; via the coding sequence ATGGCCTATTATCACGAACTACCGGTATATAAAGCAAGTTATGATTTGCTGTTGGGTATTTTTCAGTTTACCAAAAACTTTAACAAGGAGTATAAATATACCGTTGGCGAAAGTTTAAAAAAAGAAACTACAGAATTAATCATCACCATTTATAAAACAAATGCAACAAAAGAAAAAGAGATATGGTTAAACAAAGCAAAAGAACATGTAGAGGTGATCCGTCTGTTAATCAGGTTAATGAAAGATTTAAAGCAAATCAGTATAAAAGCATTTGTGCAGATAAATGATCAGATAGAAAATGTATCGAAACAACTAAACGGATGGCAAAAATCACAAAAAGCATGA
- a CDS encoding fibrobacter succinogenes major paralogous domain-containing protein produces the protein MQVINNAALANATNQLQGIYNSGDGSNINYSYYGDFDASGNPKVLKYATMSKTGNDTTMNYTFDDTLRVKTAYVSVDGVKDSILLVYDYASDKVITHFYFVDWTTGTYILRHDLVTNKVGDTYTFGSFHRLSSGHTPNSNQKITGPIDITAQWIVQVGAGQAAIAVCNGIIGIATLAAAVLIASTSPVLATAAILFGLSAVFSSNGHADTITLPTATTISTPPANTPPPPTQQTINTINTIVPPPPGPTGTVTDIDGNVYNMVTIGTQVWMKENLKTTRYNDGSAIPTGLSNTAWQNTTSGAYAIYDNNAANNTTYGKLYNWYAVNTGKLAPAGWHVPTDAEWTTLTTFLGGELIAGDKMKATTLWTAYTGITNTNSSGFTGLPAGNRYYNGSFDVIGLSGYFWSSTEGNTSFAWYRYLGYGDSGALRGNYYKGYGFSVRCVRD, from the coding sequence TTGCAAGTTATTAATAATGCGGCATTAGCGAATGCTACCAACCAACTCCAAGGTATATATAATAGTGGAGATGGCTCAAACATAAACTATAGCTATTATGGTGACTTTGATGCCAGCGGAAACCCAAAAGTATTAAAATATGCAACCATGTCCAAAACGGGTAATGACACAACCATGAATTACACGTTTGATGATACACTGAGGGTAAAGACCGCTTATGTATCTGTTGACGGTGTGAAAGATTCGATACTTCTTGTGTATGATTATGCCAGCGATAAAGTAATAACTCACTTTTATTTTGTAGACTGGACAACAGGAACATATATACTTAGACATGATTTAGTGACAAATAAAGTTGGCGACACCTATACTTTTGGTTCTTTTCATAGATTATCTTCCGGACATACTCCAAATAGTAATCAAAAAATAACTGGTCCTATAGATATTACAGCGCAATGGATAGTACAGGTAGGTGCAGGACAGGCTGCCATTGCGGTATGTAATGGAATTATAGGTATTGCTACCTTAGCAGCGGCTGTATTGATAGCAAGTACTTCACCTGTTTTGGCTACAGCAGCAATTCTATTTGGTTTATCAGCGGTGTTTAGCAGTAATGGACATGCAGATACTATAACACTACCTACCGCCACTACTATTTCTACACCCCCTGCAAATACACCCCCACCACCTACACAACAAACCATAAATACGATAAATACGATTGTACCACCACCACCCGGACCTACAGGAACAGTTACTGATATTGATGGTAACGTATATAATATGGTAACCATAGGCACCCAAGTATGGATGAAAGAAAACCTGAAAACTACCCGTTACAATGATGGCAGCGCCATACCTACAGGTTTAAGTAATACAGCATGGCAAAATACTACCAGTGGAGCGTATGCCATTTATGATAACAATGCAGCAAACAATACCACTTATGGTAAATTATACAACTGGTATGCAGTAAACACCGGCAAATTGGCACCTGCCGGCTGGCATGTACCCACTGATGCTGAATGGACCACCTTGACTACTTTTTTAGGAGGCGAACTTATAGCAGGAGATAAGATGAAAGCCACCACATTATGGACAGCTTATACAGGCATAACCAACACGAACAGCAGCGGCTTTACAGGTCTTCCTGCAGGTAACCGGTACTACAATGGCTCATTCGATGTCATTGGGCTCAGCGGTTACTTTTGGTCTTCTACGGAGGGCAATACAAGCTTTGCATGGTACCGCTATCTGGGTTACGGTGATTCAGGTGCACTCAGAGGCAACTACTATAAGGGATATGGCTTTAGTGTGCGTTGCGTCAGGGATTAA
- a CDS encoding arginase family protein: MLSDFLQPVGAQFVQDYYLSNAYVKDYIHLYQDKQTLENYSVAILGVEDFRGYIANRGTEKGPDEVRKQLYQCSAFTNGMQLLDMGNINAGATYVDTLVALVETLRELFRHNIITVIIGGDAALASAQFKAHEIFENEMTVSQIASKVVWENSEVDIHKTYLKDFLLSSFLRKYNLVAYQSYFMQEKQLSFLSSKNHDMLRVGKIREHVFEAEPYLREAAMVTYNINAIRFSDAPGQIDPSPNGLFGDEACALARYAGMSDQLMSIGFYDFNPEWDKSHITAKQLAQMVWYFMEGVSLRRSDYPIVDENDFNIYIVQIDDAENDFVFMKSKKSDRWWMKILYDNLDIQKHILVPCTYKDYLTALNNEIPERWMREWMRLN, encoded by the coding sequence ATGTTAAGTGATTTTCTTCAGCCGGTAGGCGCCCAGTTCGTGCAGGATTATTATCTGTCCAATGCTTATGTTAAAGACTATATTCACTTGTATCAGGACAAACAGACGCTGGAGAATTATTCGGTAGCCATCTTAGGAGTGGAGGATTTCAGAGGTTATATCGCCAATCGCGGTACGGAGAAAGGTCCGGATGAAGTGCGCAAACAATTGTACCAATGTTCTGCTTTCACGAATGGCATGCAGTTGCTGGATATGGGGAATATAAACGCCGGTGCAACCTATGTGGATACGTTGGTGGCATTGGTAGAGACGCTTAGGGAATTATTCAGACATAATATCATCACGGTAATCATTGGCGGTGATGCCGCTTTAGCTTCCGCACAATTCAAGGCACATGAAATTTTTGAAAATGAAATGACCGTTTCGCAAATAGCTTCTAAGGTGGTTTGGGAGAACAGTGAGGTGGATATCCATAAAACCTATCTGAAAGATTTTCTGTTGAGTTCTTTTCTGCGCAAATATAATCTGGTGGCGTATCAGTCCTATTTCATGCAGGAAAAACAATTATCGTTTTTAAGCAGCAAGAATCATGATATGTTGCGTGTAGGCAAGATCCGCGAGCATGTTTTTGAAGCCGAACCTTATCTTCGGGAAGCCGCGATGGTCACCTATAATATAAACGCTATCCGTTTTTCAGACGCGCCGGGACAAATTGACCCTTCACCGAACGGACTGTTCGGGGATGAGGCCTGCGCACTGGCACGGTATGCGGGCATGAGCGACCAGCTCATGAGTATCGGATTTTATGACTTTAATCCAGAATGGGATAAAAGCCATATTACCGCCAAGCAGCTGGCACAGATGGTATGGTATTTTATGGAGGGGGTAAGCCTGCGCAGAAGCGATTATCCTATTGTGGATGAAAATGATTTCAATATCTATATCGTCCAGATTGATGACGCGGAGAACGATTTCGTGTTTATGAAAAGTAAAAAGAGCGACCGCTGGTGGATGAAGATACTCTATGATAATCTGGATATCCAGAAACATATACTGGTGCCCTGTACCTACAAAGATTATCTGACTGCCCTCAACAACGAAATCCCGGAACGCTGGATGCGGGAGTGGATGCGGCTGAATTAA
- a CDS encoding YifB family Mg chelatase-like AAA ATPase, whose translation MLVKTFGSAVFGVDATTITVEVNVCSGKDYFLVGLPDSAVKESWSRVESALRVNKYHMPRIKIIVNLAPADIRKEGSAYDLPIAIGILAASEQLSADKIANYIIMGELSLDGKLQPIKGALPIAIQAQKEGFEGFILPIQNAREAAIVAGLKVYGVEHLDEVVDFLADKKTLEQTIVKTRDEFYANIQHTAFDFADVKGQENIKRALEIAAAGGHNVILIGPPGAGKTMLAKRMPTILPPLSLQEALETTKIHSVAGKLKKDASLLYQRPFRSPHHTVSDVALVGGGGHPQPGEISLAHNGVLFLDELPEFKRTVLEVMRQPMEERKVNISRARFSIDYPANFMLVASMNPCPCGYYNHPEKDCVCGPGVVHKYLNKISGPLLDRIDLHVEVTPVNLQDLSSKRTSESSGEIRKRVMAARQIQVERFKDDEIHCNAQMSTKLTRDICPLDNASQELLNTAMKRLGLSARAYERIIRVARTIADLAKCENIQTDHLAEAIQFRSLDRENWAA comes from the coding sequence ATGTTGGTGAAAACGTTTGGAAGTGCCGTGTTCGGAGTGGATGCCACCACCATTACCGTGGAAGTGAATGTATGTTCCGGTAAAGACTATTTTTTAGTCGGCTTACCCGATTCAGCTGTCAAGGAAAGCTGGAGCCGGGTGGAGAGTGCCTTGCGGGTCAATAAATACCATATGCCCCGCATCAAGATTATTGTGAATCTGGCACCGGCAGATATACGTAAAGAGGGTTCTGCTTATGACTTACCCATTGCCATCGGCATTCTGGCGGCATCCGAACAGTTGAGTGCTGATAAGATTGCCAACTACATCATCATGGGCGAACTTTCACTGGATGGAAAGCTGCAGCCTATCAAAGGGGCACTGCCTATTGCCATTCAGGCACAGAAAGAAGGCTTTGAAGGATTCATTTTACCGATACAAAATGCCCGGGAGGCTGCTATTGTTGCAGGGTTAAAGGTATATGGGGTAGAGCATCTGGACGAAGTGGTGGATTTTTTGGCAGATAAAAAAACACTGGAGCAGACCATTGTAAAAACCCGCGATGAGTTTTATGCCAATATCCAACATACAGCGTTTGATTTTGCAGATGTGAAAGGACAGGAGAATATCAAACGGGCGCTTGAGATTGCAGCTGCCGGAGGGCACAATGTAATTCTGATCGGTCCGCCCGGAGCAGGGAAGACCATGCTTGCCAAGCGGATGCCTACCATCCTTCCTCCTTTGTCTTTGCAGGAAGCGCTGGAAACCACCAAGATCCATTCCGTTGCGGGAAAGTTAAAGAAAGATGCCTCTTTGCTGTATCAGCGGCCATTCCGCTCCCCGCACCATACGGTTTCCGATGTGGCCCTGGTAGGCGGCGGCGGGCATCCGCAGCCCGGTGAGATTTCACTGGCACATAACGGGGTGTTGTTTCTGGATGAATTGCCGGAATTTAAACGGACCGTGCTGGAGGTGATGCGGCAGCCGATGGAAGAACGGAAGGTAAACATCTCCCGTGCCCGTTTTTCTATCGACTATCCGGCCAATTTTATGCTGGTGGCGAGTATGAATCCTTGTCCATGCGGCTATTACAACCATCCGGAAAAAGATTGCGTATGCGGGCCGGGCGTGGTTCACAAATATCTGAATAAAATATCCGGACCGCTCTTGGACCGGATTGATTTGCATGTGGAAGTGACGCCGGTGAATCTCCAGGATTTGTCTTCTAAACGCACATCAGAGAGCAGTGGTGAAATTCGCAAACGGGTGATGGCGGCACGGCAGATTCAGGTAGAACGGTTTAAGGACGATGAAATCCATTGCAATGCGCAGATGAGTACAAAGTTGACCAGGGATATTTGCCCGCTGGATAATGCATCCCAGGAATTGTTGAATACGGCTATGAAACGGCTGGGGCTGTCGGCAAGAGCGTATGAGCGCATCATACGGGTCGCGAGAACGATAGCAGATTTGGCAAAATGTGAAAACATTCAAACGGATCATCTGGCAGAAGCGATTCAGTTCAGAAGTTTAGACAGGGAAAACTGGGCAGCATAA